In the genome of Chelmon rostratus isolate fCheRos1 chromosome 24, fCheRos1.pri, whole genome shotgun sequence, one region contains:
- the LOC121627379 gene encoding cyclic nucleotide-gated channel cone photoreceptor subunit alpha-like, giving the protein MHFGRSSVGPAGASNSSQSSGENMKSRSSDGQCFLAAQNTNNCNNNDGKKDDKKDDKKDDKKDDKKDDKKDDKKDDKKDDKKDDKKDDKKDDKKDDKKDDKKDAKKEEQKEVWIMDPATDMYYYWLSAISIPVFYNLMLLVARACFNELQYTNTTLWMVLDYISDVLYYIDTFVRARTGFLEQGLLVKDAKVLKEKYMKTRQFKLDVISIIPTDIVFLKIGIDNPEWRFNRLFRLARLFEFFDRTETRTNFPNIFRIANLVLYIIIIIHWNACLYFAISKVLGFGSDTWVYPAMTNPEYARLARQYIYCFYWSTLTLTTIGETPPPVRDIEYFFVVADFLTGVLIFATIVGNVGAMISNMNAARVEFQAKIDSIKQYMQFRKVTKDLEARVVKWFDYLWTEEKSCDEKQVLKNLPDKLKAEIAINVHLETLRKVRIFQDCEAGLLIELVLKLQPQVFSPGDYICKKGDIGREMYIIKEGKLAVVADDGVTQFVVLSDGAYFGEISILGIKGSKAGNRRTANIRSVGYSDLFALSKDDLMEALIEYPDAKYALEEKGRAILMKDNLIDESLVAATDIKDLEVKVNEIETSLEVMTAKFRKLSDHYESSQRKLKQRLSNMSNEVRTLSFDNE; this is encoded by the exons ATGCACTTTGGCAGGAGCAGTGTTGGCCCTGCAGGGGCCAGCAACAGTAGCCAGAGCTCAGGGGAGAACATGAAGAGCAGGAGCAG TGATGGTCAGTGTTTCctggctgcacaaaacacaaacaactgcaacaacaatGACGG CAAGAAAGATGACAAGAAAGACGACAAGAAAGATGACAAAAAGGATGACAAGAAAGATGACAAGAAAGATGACAAGAAAGATGACAAAAAAGACGACAAAAAGGATGACAAAAAAGATGACAAGAAAGATGACAAGAAGGATGACAAAAAGGATGAtaaaaaagatgctaaaaaggAAGAACA AAAGGAGGTGTGGATCATGGACCCTGCCACAGACATGTACTATTACTGGCTGTCCGCAATATCCATCCCAGTCTTCTACAACCTGATGCTCCTGGTGGCCAG GGCTTGTTTTAATGAACTGCAGTATACAAATACAACACTGTGGATGGTTTTGGACTACATTTCAGATGTCCTCTACTACATTGATACCTTTGTGAGAGCCAGGACAG GTTTTTTGGAGCAAGGACTACTTGTAAAGGATGCAAAGGTCCTGAAAGAAAAGTACATGAAGACACGCCAGTTCAAATTGGACGTAATATCAATAATCCCCACTGATATTGTATTCCTCAAAATTGGAATTGACAACCCAGAGTGGAGGTTCAACCGTCTCTTCAGGTTAGCCCGACTCTTTGAGTTCTTTGACCGGACTGAAACTCGAACCAATTTCCCCAACATCTTCCGAATTGCTAATCTTGTActttacatcatcatcattattcactggaatGCTTGCCTCTACTTTGCCATCTCCAAGGTCCTCGGCTTTGGCTCAGACACCTGGGTTTACCCAGCAATGACAAATCCTGAGTATGCTCGCCTGGCCAGGCAGTACATCTACTGCTTTTACTGGTCCACTCTTACCCTGACCACTATAGGTGAGACGCCACCCCCAGTCCGAGATATTGAATACTTTTTTGTGGTAGCAGACTTCCTGACTGGGGTTCTGATCTTTGCTACCATTGTGGGTAATGTCGGTGCCATGATTTCAAATATGAATGCTGCACGTGTAGAGTTCCAGGCTAAGATTGATTCTATCAAGCAGTACATGCAATTTCGAAAGGTCACCAAAGACCTGGAGGCAAGGGTGGTGAAGTGGTTCGACTACCTGTGGACGGAGGAGAAAAGCTGCGATGAGAAGCAGGTGCTGAAGAACCTGCCAGACAAGTTAAAGGCTGAAATAGCCATCAACGTGCATTTGGAGACACTAAGAAAAGTGCGGATCTTTCAAGACTGTGAAGCAGGTTTGCTCATTGAGTTGGTCCTTAAGCTTCAGCCTCAAGTTTTCAGTCCTGGTGACTACATCTGTAAAAAGGGGGACATTGGCAGAGAAATGTATATCATTAAAGAAGGAAAGCTGGCTGTAGTAGCAGATGATGGAGTTACCCAGTTTGTGGTCCTCAGTGATGGGGCATATTTTGGAGAAATCAGTATCCTTGGTATCAAGGGCAGTAAGGCAGGAAACCGAAGAACAGCCAACATCCGAAGTGTGGGCTACTCTGatctgtttgctctgtccaaagaCGATCTAATGGAGGCACTCATCGAGTATCCTGATGCTAAATATGCACTGGAGGAGAAGGGAAGGGCCATCCTAATGAAAGATAATCTCATAGATGAATCGCTGGTCGCTGCTACTGACATCAAAGACTTGGAGGTGAAGGTCAACGAGATTGAAACCAGTTTGGAGGTTATGACGGCCAAATTTCGAAAGCTGTCAGACCATTATGAATCCTCCCAGCGTAAACTCAAACAACGGCTCAGTAATATGTCAAACGAGGTCAGAACCCTCAGCTTTGACAATGAGTAG